TGGGTGGGCCCAGGCCCACCCTGGCCCATTGCTGGCGCCGCCATCAACACAAGCCACGGCACCGATGTTATTTGGTTCACACAGAAGATTCAACCATTTAGGACATTTAAAATATCTTTGGACTGGTGGCTGGTCCAAAATATTTGCTGCTGGAGCACAGTtcgctcagacagacagacagacagacagagagagacaggcaggcagatagacagacagacagaaagacaggcaggcagatagacagacagatctTGCGTTATGATCAGGCATCAGAATACctactgtgttttgtttctggaTCAGTGAAGATGGAATTTGCgagattaaaaacataaaaaaaactcacaaatttatgagaaaaatacttgaaaatttagaggtttttttttttcctgtaaataatTTCTCCCTACAGTGGTCCTCACATCACATCGTACTGATGTGATGTGCTCTTCAATAGCATTGCTGTTGTTATTCGTAGTAGTGAGGTGGCAGTATATTACGACTGTAAAAATGAGATACCTTATCCAGGGAGTCCAGGCTCAGCTGCCCAGCGGCTCCTCGGCAGACCGACTGGACCATGAAGCTGGCCAGCAGGAGGCCCTTCCGGTcgttctcctccacctcctcctcgcccAGCAGCAGCCCGTACATCACCTGGCGGATCGGCCGGGAAGCGATATGGGCGCTGGGCAGGCTTTTGTGTTCCACCATGGCAGGAAGGCGGGCCCTCCTCAGCCGCAGCACGCTCGGGATGGCTTTGTTCAGCCGGCCCTCGGTGAAAGGCAGGCGGAACCAGTCCGGGACCAGAGCCTGGACctttggggggaggggaggcacTGTCCCATTAGTAAAGAACCGGCTCAGGGCGCTGGGAGGCAGCTGGTACTCCTCCATGCCCACAGACAAGCTCTTCAGGACCTCCGCCTCTTTCTGCCTGCTCATCTCCCCCATCAACTTCAGCGCCGCCTTCAGGGCCTCCTGGGGctcctggaagcccctcagCCAGCGGAGCAGCGCCTCCAGGTAGCCTGATCTGGTTTTCTCATGGGTTTCAAGCTGGAGGGACACCCCCATGTCTTCCAGCTTCACATAGCCGTTCCCAGCCAGCGCGGCGAAGGCGGGCAGGACGCGGTGCTGGATGTTGTAGAAGGAGCAGAAGCTGGAGGCGGTGTATTTCTTACAGGGGATGTAGCCTTCCTGCTCCGCCACCTTCCACTGGAAATGGGGGATGGGCAGCAGCCCCGCCGGCAGGTCAAAGATGTAGAAGTCGCTGTCACCGGAAAGCACCGGACACTGCCACTCACTTGCCAGAGCAGCGACCTCCTGGTCTGCCTCTAAGAAGGACTGGACCACTGGGACCTCCAGCCGGACCAGGGTCTGTCTGAACAGCGAGCTGCACATTGGGGGCAGGATGTTCTCCTGAGTCGGCCTGCCCTGTGACTTTTCATGGGCTGCTTGGATCAGTGCCTCGGCTCGTTTTTTCTTGGTCTCCAGCTTCTTATCAGTGTGGTCATCGCCTCCGTCCAGCACCACGTAGGGCTGGATCCCGCAGCCACTCAGCGCTTTGACGAACCTCTCGATCAGGTCCGCAAACGCAGCATAGTCCCCGCCGTACGTCTGGTCCAGACCCGCGGTAAAGTACAGGTGGCATGACAGGTTACAGCCATCCACCACCAGCCAGCTGTCCCTGAACTGGACGTCCCGGTAGATGTGACTGTTGGCCTTGATGAAGCTGGTCAAGCCCTGAATTCCCATCCTGATGTGCGCAACAGAGCCAGAGTAGCTCTCTATAACCCAGAGTTAGGTTTCTTTTCCTTAAGTTTCACTCTCCTGGCCGCACTAATGAAGTCAGGGAGCTGCCAGCACATGATATCTGGATTAAGCTGTGaaacttgttttcatttcctcatttcatCGCCTGTAAGCGAGCAGCAGTTTGGGTTGGGCTTGATTCATGTTTATCTGACGGTGTCCAGCCGCtgtgcagtgctgctgtttatCAGATGGTGTGTTTACTGACTGTCTGTGGAAAGTGGCAGCGACAGCAGGCCTGCGGCTCAGAAACCCTGCAGGACATCAGACTGTGTGACAAACTCAGTAAGAGTCACTCCACCAGACCGAGGGATTTTGCTCTACAGAGTCTGATATGAAAATTATATGAAATCCTATCAGCAGtagtaaataaatagtaaataaataaataataaaagaataaataaaagaaaataaaaataaaagtacctggaaataaaaagtattttcagaaaaaaagagaactatatttacaattattaaAACGACAGGCTATATTTAAATGgccagatttcttgtgtttaatgcTTGTCAAAGGCATCTGAACAAGCATCCAGAACATGAATAAGACATTCtcagaaaattggcaaaaataatCAGTAGTTAAATTAGAGGTAGGTACATAATAAAAATCGATATAgtgttccacttttttttttttttttttgcattattctgtttttattttatttcataaaaaTTCTC
The Myripristis murdjan chromosome 16, fMyrMur1.1, whole genome shotgun sequence DNA segment above includes these coding regions:
- the LOC115374352 gene encoding protein asteroid homolog 1-like, giving the protein MGIQGLTSFIKANSHIYRDVQFRDSWLVVDGCNLSCHLYFTAGLDQTYGGDYAAFADLIERFVKALSGCGIQPYVVLDGGDDHTDKKLETKKKRAEALIQAAHEKSQGRPTQENILPPMCSSLFRQTLVRLEVPVVQSFLEADQEVAALASEWQCPVLSGDSDFYIFDLPAGLLPIPHFQWKVAEQEGYIPCKKYTASSFCSFYNIQHRVLPAFAALAGNGYVKLEDMGVSLQLETHEKTRSGYLEALLRWLRGFQEPQEALKAALKLMGEMSRQKEAEVLKSLSVGMEEYQLPPSALSRFFTNGTVPPLPPKVQALVPDWFRLPFTEGRLNKAIPSVLRLRRARLPAMVEHKSLPSAHIASRPIRQVMYGLLLGEEEVEENDRKGLLLASFMVQSVCRGAAGQLSLDSLDKAELSQRVQVLMEALEVQPSCFQGVEPHLRLLVAVTCYWMQNAKPTPHQHLLQALLLGLVENTDATPSLDQDVAHAFNQWQSCVMFSIQLNQLLCFPLPEPQVIRLYEGKLFHQLVHSLRRGMQPERLLTSSSLELYRTLLATVQQARHQGTSASAASGRKRGDAPQHRRTTHTLEDLTANMEQLHLPDEDKEAATADQGGDWVLVTRHKAKERGHQPKNPELGRKKERRGWN